The Actinopolymorpha sp. NPDC004070 genome includes a region encoding these proteins:
- a CDS encoding type II secretion system F family protein, with translation MSYGVLLAAGLVGLAVAVSLPAPPSNLLRRLCADTSVPIPPAGRGRPGNAGAGVGPVPSGRRTLGRGAGPLRALVRRLGVVVSRRKDVRRRRAALWEATETVAAELRAGRSADQALAAGASVLPDLAAAAAVSRMGGDVPAALRAVHAPGAEHLRRLAVAWSVAGSTGAGLAAVLERIARGMRAEERLREEVAATLAAPRATARMLAVMPLVGLALGAGVGANPLTFLFRTPYGLGCLVLGTLLAAAGVWWVERLAGRAEGQP, from the coding sequence ATGAGCTACGGCGTACTGCTCGCCGCCGGCCTGGTCGGTCTCGCCGTCGCGGTGAGCCTGCCCGCGCCGCCGAGCAACCTGTTGCGCCGGCTGTGTGCGGACACGTCCGTGCCCATACCTCCTGCCGGCAGAGGCCGGCCGGGGAACGCCGGCGCCGGCGTCGGTCCAGTCCCGAGCGGCCGGCGGACCCTCGGCCGGGGCGCCGGTCCGCTCCGGGCCCTTGTTCGCCGGCTCGGCGTCGTGGTGTCCCGGCGGAAGGACGTGCGCAGGCGGAGGGCGGCCCTGTGGGAGGCGACGGAGACCGTCGCCGCCGAGCTCCGCGCCGGCCGCAGCGCCGACCAGGCACTTGCTGCCGGGGCGAGCGTGCTGCCCGACCTCGCAGCGGCCGCGGCGGTGAGCAGGATGGGCGGTGACGTGCCCGCGGCTCTGCGCGCGGTGCACGCGCCGGGAGCGGAGCACCTGCGGCGACTGGCCGTGGCGTGGTCGGTCGCCGGGAGCACCGGCGCCGGTCTGGCCGCCGTTCTGGAGCGGATCGCCCGCGGCATGCGGGCCGAGGAACGTCTCCGGGAGGAGGTGGCCGCGACCCTGGCCGCACCTCGGGCCACCGCCCGGATGCTTGCCGTCATGCCCCTGGTGGGCTTGGCCCTCGGTGCGGGGGTCGGCGCCAACCCGTTGACGTTCCTCTTCCGAACTCCCTACGGCCTGGGCTGCCTGGTGCTGGGCACGCTTCTCGCCGCTGCCGGAGTGTGGTGGGTCGAGCGCCTGGCAGGGCGCGCGGAGGGTCAGCCGTGA
- a CDS encoding TadA family conjugal transfer-associated ATPase, producing MSGAATAAPVDQALLDRVRQVLAQQSADPTPARVAAALGADGRILGDAAVLRIVETLRRELAGAGPLEGLLADPAVTDVLVQGARRVWVDRGAGLELTDVAFADEAAVRRLAQRLAGSAGRRLDDATPFVDARLADGTRLHAVLAPVSTRGTCISLRVPRRRVFTVEELVAEGSVPDEGAHLLSRLVKARLAFLVSGGTGVGKTTLLAALLSLVPASDRLVLVEDSGELAPDHPNVVALEARPANLEGAGEITVRTLVRQALRMRPDRLVVGEVRGAEVVDLLAALNTGHEGGCGTLHANSAAEVPARIEALGVAAGLGRAAVHSQLAAAVDVDVHLVRGRDGRRRVGEVCVFERQPTGLVAAVSAVRFDADGEVRVGPGLPRLRRLLTRRDVGDRGGAR from the coding sequence ATGAGCGGGGCCGCGACCGCCGCACCGGTCGACCAGGCTTTGCTCGACCGGGTTCGCCAGGTGCTGGCCCAGCAGTCGGCCGACCCGACACCGGCCAGGGTGGCCGCCGCCCTCGGGGCGGACGGCCGGATTCTCGGTGACGCCGCCGTCCTGCGCATCGTGGAGACGCTGCGCCGCGAGCTCGCGGGCGCCGGTCCCCTCGAGGGGCTTCTCGCCGATCCCGCCGTGACCGACGTCCTGGTCCAGGGTGCGCGTCGGGTGTGGGTCGATCGCGGTGCCGGCCTCGAACTCACCGACGTCGCCTTCGCCGACGAGGCCGCCGTACGCCGGCTCGCCCAGCGCCTGGCCGGCAGTGCGGGACGCCGGCTCGACGACGCGACCCCGTTCGTGGACGCCCGGCTCGCCGACGGCACGCGTCTGCACGCCGTGCTGGCGCCGGTGTCCACCCGTGGCACCTGCATCTCGCTGCGGGTGCCGCGCCGGCGGGTGTTCACCGTCGAGGAGCTGGTGGCCGAGGGATCGGTACCGGACGAGGGCGCGCATCTGCTCAGCAGGCTCGTCAAGGCCAGGTTGGCGTTCCTCGTCTCGGGAGGCACCGGCGTCGGGAAGACCACACTGCTGGCCGCCCTGCTGTCGCTGGTCCCGGCGTCCGACCGGCTGGTTCTGGTGGAGGACTCGGGGGAGCTTGCCCCCGACCACCCGAACGTCGTCGCGCTGGAGGCGCGCCCGGCCAACCTCGAGGGCGCGGGGGAGATCACCGTTCGTACGTTGGTGCGCCAGGCCCTGCGGATGCGGCCCGATCGGCTGGTCGTCGGTGAGGTCAGGGGCGCAGAGGTGGTCGACCTGTTGGCGGCCCTCAACACCGGCCATGAAGGCGGCTGCGGCACCCTGCACGCCAACTCGGCCGCGGAGGTGCCGGCGCGGATCGAGGCGCTCGGGGTCGCCGCCGGGCTGGGCCGGGCCGCCGTGCACAGCCAGCTGGCCGCGGCTGTCGACGTGGACGTGCATCTGGTTCGCGGGCGCGACGGTCGCCGCCGGGTGGGCGAGGTCTGCGTGTTCGAACGCCAGCCCACCGGTCTGGTGGCCGCGGTGTCCGCGGTGCGGTTCGACGCCGACGGCGAGGTGCGGGTCGGTCCGGGTCTGCCCAGGCTGCGCCGGCTGCTGACCAGGCGAGACGTCGGTGACCGTGGCGGTGCGCGATGA
- a CDS encoding DUF4244 domain-containing protein, which produces MRKVRRIARPDERGMTTAEYAVGTVAAASFAGLLIKLLTSSEVQQLLMKLVKAALSLAG; this is translated from the coding sequence ATGCGCAAGGTGCGCCGGATCGCTCGCCCGGACGAGCGGGGCATGACGACGGCGGAGTACGCCGTGGGCACCGTGGCCGCGGCCAGCTTCGCCGGTCTGCTGATCAAGCTGCTGACGAGTTCGGAAGTGCAGCAGTTGTTGATGAAGCTCGTCAAGGCCGCGTTGAGCCTGGCGGGCTGA
- a CDS encoding Rv3654c family TadE-like protein, with protein MAARAVQDKARDVTRDMTQNRARDVAEADPSRAQAFRRGRERGSGGVWTLAAAAIVVMAAVVSTTMVAVVGAGRRADTAADLAALSAAAVRPDQLGSACAIAGRIAVAHRARLVACVVEGNEVDVTVEAYPAAPGGELFVVRARARAGPTIQPP; from the coding sequence ATGGCGGCGAGGGCGGTTCAGGACAAGGCCCGCGACGTGACCCGCGACATGACCCAGAACCGGGCGCGGGACGTGGCAGAGGCGGACCCGTCCAGGGCGCAGGCGTTCCGTCGCGGGCGGGAACGCGGCAGCGGCGGCGTCTGGACGCTGGCAGCAGCCGCGATCGTGGTGATGGCAGCGGTCGTGTCGACGACGATGGTCGCCGTTGTCGGTGCCGGACGCAGGGCGGACACCGCGGCTGATCTGGCGGCGTTGTCGGCCGCGGCGGTTCGCCCGGACCAACTCGGCTCCGCCTGTGCGATCGCCGGCCGGATCGCGGTCGCACACCGGGCGCGGCTGGTGGCCTGTGTGGTGGAAGGGAACGAGGTGGACGTCACCGTGGAGGCGTACCCCGCCGCGCCGGGAGGGGAGCTGTTCGTCGTGCGGGCCCGAGCGCGCGCCGGCCCGACCATCCAGCCGCCCTGA
- the ssd gene encoding septum site-determining protein Ssd, with protein sequence MSGLVPGPRPVVATADELLLDDLVRLATAAGAGLEVAADAGMARRLWPAAPLVLVGADLVADLVRASPPRRPDVVVVGHTLDSRGLWQGAVELGAEHVLQLPDAEQWIVHRLADAAEGAGRSAVVVGVVGGRGGAGASTLAAALAVTAAGRGVRSLLVDGDPLGGGIELILGGEDCTGMRWPELVATEGRVSAGALRSALPRVDDLVVLSWDRGDLLTIPRAAMRSVLNAAGRGGDLVVVDLPRHVDEATEAALAQCTLALLVVPAEVRAVAAAARVRSAIGALVSDLRLVVRGPSPAGLDGEVVAAALELPLVGELAPEPRLDVMLEHGEPPGRRGKGPLATLCRRLLADLGIDGARLAAPSAQGDRGDRGDRGAQPAADLDARPGRRARQDRRARRNGTAA encoded by the coding sequence ATGTCTGGACTCGTGCCCGGGCCGCGGCCAGTCGTCGCGACGGCCGACGAACTCCTCCTCGACGATCTCGTCCGCCTCGCCACCGCGGCCGGCGCCGGGTTGGAGGTGGCGGCCGATGCCGGGATGGCGCGCCGGCTGTGGCCGGCGGCGCCCCTCGTCCTCGTCGGCGCCGACCTGGTGGCCGATCTCGTCCGTGCGAGCCCGCCACGTCGCCCGGACGTGGTCGTGGTCGGCCACACGCTGGACAGCCGAGGGTTGTGGCAGGGCGCGGTCGAGCTGGGCGCCGAGCATGTCCTCCAGCTCCCCGACGCGGAGCAGTGGATCGTTCATCGGCTGGCCGACGCCGCCGAGGGTGCGGGGCGGTCGGCGGTCGTGGTCGGCGTGGTGGGCGGACGCGGCGGTGCGGGAGCTTCCACGCTCGCCGCTGCCCTGGCGGTGACGGCAGCCGGCCGCGGTGTACGAAGTCTCCTGGTCGACGGCGATCCGCTCGGTGGTGGCATCGAGCTGATCCTCGGCGGTGAGGACTGCACGGGTATGCGATGGCCGGAGCTGGTGGCGACCGAGGGGAGGGTGAGCGCGGGTGCCCTACGATCCGCGCTGCCCCGCGTCGACGATCTGGTGGTGCTGTCCTGGGACCGCGGTGACCTGCTCACCATCCCGCGCGCGGCGATGCGATCGGTGCTCAACGCGGCCGGGCGCGGGGGCGACCTCGTGGTGGTCGACCTGCCCCGGCACGTCGACGAGGCCACCGAGGCGGCATTGGCGCAGTGCACCCTCGCGCTGCTGGTCGTCCCCGCCGAGGTGCGTGCCGTCGCGGCAGCCGCGCGGGTGCGGTCGGCCATCGGCGCGTTGGTGTCCGACCTTCGGTTGGTGGTGCGCGGGCCGTCACCGGCGGGGCTGGACGGTGAGGTGGTGGCCGCGGCGCTGGAGCTTCCGCTGGTCGGTGAGCTCGCGCCCGAGCCCCGGCTGGACGTGATGCTCGAACACGGCGAGCCGCCCGGTCGCCGTGGCAAGGGCCCGCTCGCGACGTTGTGCCGGCGGCTGCTGGCCGACCTGGGCATCGACGGGGCCCGGCTGGCCGCGCCGTCGGCGCAGGGGGACCGGGGGGACCGGGGGGACCGGGGAGCACAGCCGGCGGCGGACCTCGACGCGCGGCCCGGCCGCCGGGCGCGCCAGGACCGCCGGGCCCGTCGGAACGGAACGGCCGCATGA
- a CDS encoding type II secretion system F family protein, with protein sequence MSFLAAALVGLAVAMWAGPATARRRLDHIRPRLPMSRAHLSRAHPPAPGNERRNQLLAAALAGCAVAVVVGGVIGPVLGAAVAFVVPWVLGRLEPRAVRRRREQLVADLPFVADLLAGCLRAGSSPQRAIEAIAVELDGPTGSALGQVATAFRLGANARTAWAGFLAEDALASFGRAMVRVWDSGAPLATTLDRLADDARATLRSRNDQRARTVGVHAAAPLGLCFLPAFVLVGIVPLVAGAVDTFLR encoded by the coding sequence GTGAGCTTCCTGGCCGCCGCTCTGGTCGGCCTTGCGGTCGCGATGTGGGCCGGTCCGGCGACGGCTCGCCGGCGCCTGGATCACATTCGTCCCCGGCTTCCGATGTCCCGTGCACATCTGTCCCGTGCGCATCCGCCGGCACCCGGAAACGAGCGGCGGAACCAGTTGCTCGCTGCCGCGCTCGCCGGCTGCGCGGTCGCGGTGGTCGTGGGTGGTGTGATCGGACCCGTCCTCGGTGCGGCCGTGGCCTTCGTGGTGCCGTGGGTGCTGGGCCGGCTGGAGCCCCGGGCGGTGCGCCGTCGCCGGGAACAACTCGTCGCGGACCTGCCCTTCGTGGCCGACCTGCTGGCCGGCTGCCTGCGGGCCGGAAGTTCACCGCAGCGGGCGATCGAGGCCATCGCGGTGGAACTCGACGGGCCGACGGGGAGTGCGCTCGGGCAGGTGGCCACGGCGTTCCGGCTCGGTGCGAACGCCCGGACGGCGTGGGCGGGCTTCCTCGCCGAGGACGCGCTGGCGTCGTTCGGGCGGGCAATGGTGCGGGTCTGGGACTCCGGTGCACCACTGGCAACCACCCTCGACCGGCTGGCCGACGACGCCCGCGCCACCCTCCGGTCACGAAACGACCAGCGCGCCCGAACGGTCGGGGTGCACGCCGCCGCGCCGCTGGGGTTGTGCTTCCTCCCCGCCTTCGTCCTGGTGGGGATCGTCCCACTGGTCGCGGGTGCGGTGGACACCTTCCTGCGTTGA
- a CDS encoding TadE family type IV pilus minor pilin, which produces MSRVRGAEAGGVGGVGVEAFVVPERRQRRRGEGVVKVQARLRGQAGMVTAETAVALTALVAVTLGMTWVVAVVGIQARCVDAARNTARAVARGESIAAGQEEGRRSAPEGARITVRRGGGIASVEVAADARPSWPMLSRLPAITVGGHAVVALEPGVS; this is translated from the coding sequence GTGTCGCGGGTTCGTGGTGCCGAAGCAGGAGGCGTCGGCGGTGTCGGAGTGGAGGCGTTCGTGGTCCCGGAGCGACGGCAGCGGAGGAGAGGCGAAGGAGTCGTGAAGGTGCAGGCGAGGTTGCGCGGCCAGGCGGGCATGGTGACGGCCGAGACGGCGGTGGCGCTGACCGCACTGGTCGCGGTGACGCTGGGAATGACCTGGGTGGTCGCGGTGGTCGGGATCCAGGCCCGGTGCGTGGACGCCGCGCGTAACACCGCACGTGCCGTGGCGCGTGGCGAGTCCATCGCCGCCGGTCAGGAGGAGGGACGGCGCAGTGCGCCCGAGGGTGCACGGATCACCGTGCGCCGCGGTGGCGGGATCGCGAGCGTCGAGGTGGCCGCGGACGCCAGGCCGTCCTGGCCGATGCTGTCCCGACTGCCGGCGATCACCGTCGGCGGGCACGCGGTCGTCGCGCTCGAACCGGGCGTCTCCTGA
- a CDS encoding HAD-IB family hydrolase, translating into MPDEDPQRPDHGHRVAAFFDLDKTILARSSTLAFSRPFYNGGLINRRAVLRSAYAQFVYLLGGADHEQMEKMRAYLSAIVTGWDVQGVKDIVAEALHHVVDPLVFAEAVALMADHQAAGHEVVIVSSSGQEVVEPIGELLGADRVIATRMRVQDGKYTGVIDFYSYGENKATAVRELAAERAYDLDECYAYSDSITDLPLLRVVGHPYAVNPDRALRRIAAENGWPVLRFARPTAVDETGSRTSGRRPALAVAVCAGAAMAVVWAVRSGRISDVRARVELRAESKDLGRTLSFAGRRP; encoded by the coding sequence ATGCCCGACGAAGACCCGCAACGGCCCGACCACGGTCACCGCGTCGCGGCGTTCTTCGACCTGGACAAGACGATTCTGGCCAGGTCGAGCACGCTCGCCTTCAGCCGGCCGTTCTACAACGGCGGTCTCATCAACCGACGGGCCGTGCTGCGGTCGGCGTACGCACAGTTCGTCTACCTGCTCGGCGGCGCCGACCACGAGCAGATGGAGAAGATGCGGGCCTACCTGTCGGCCATCGTCACCGGGTGGGACGTGCAGGGCGTGAAGGACATCGTGGCCGAGGCGCTGCACCACGTCGTCGACCCGCTGGTGTTCGCCGAGGCCGTCGCGCTGATGGCCGACCATCAGGCAGCCGGACACGAGGTGGTCATCGTCTCCTCGTCCGGGCAGGAGGTCGTCGAGCCGATCGGTGAACTCCTGGGTGCCGACCGGGTGATCGCCACCCGGATGAGAGTTCAGGACGGCAAGTACACCGGGGTGATCGACTTCTATTCGTACGGAGAGAACAAGGCGACCGCCGTCCGTGAGCTGGCCGCCGAGCGCGCTTACGACCTGGACGAGTGCTACGCGTACTCCGACTCGATCACCGACCTCCCCCTGCTGCGGGTCGTGGGCCATCCGTACGCCGTCAACCCCGACCGCGCGCTGCGCCGCATCGCCGCCGAGAACGGCTGGCCGGTCCTCCGGTTCGCCCGGCCGACCGCGGTGGACGAGACCGGTTCGCGCACGTCCGGCCGACGGCCCGCGCTGGCCGTCGCCGTCTGCGCCGGCGCGGCGATGGCGGTGGTGTGGGCCGTTCGCAGCGGCCGGATCTCCGACGTACGCGCCCGGGTCGAACTGCGCGCCGAAAGTAAAGATCTTGGCCGGACCCTTTCCTTCGCGGGACGAAGGCCGTAG